A portion of the Pedobacter cryoconitis genome contains these proteins:
- a CDS encoding glycosyltransferase family 2 protein — protein MKQPLVSCIMPTANRHKYIPFAVDYFLQQDYHHAELVIIDDGKESIAPLLPEIPNIQYFYTPPLGTIGAKRNYACEKAKGEIIVHWDDDDWYAYDWISQQVNFLLSSGADICGIKHIHHYSAIMQAFWQGDAENRNNPNSKPFLAGATMVYRKSFWEQHPFKDLQKGEDEGFVQTPGAKVFAHDYIDGFIAMLHPDNTTIKSFENRNHKKNH, from the coding sequence ATGAAACAACCTTTAGTTAGCTGTATTATGCCGACTGCCAACAGGCATAAATACATTCCTTTTGCTGTAGATTATTTTTTACAACAGGATTATCACCATGCTGAATTAGTTATTATTGATGATGGCAAGGAGTCTATTGCTCCTTTATTACCGGAGATTCCTAACATCCAGTATTTTTACACCCCTCCACTGGGTACAATTGGAGCAAAACGCAATTATGCTTGTGAAAAGGCAAAGGGTGAGATCATTGTGCATTGGGATGATGATGATTGGTATGCGTATGACTGGATTAGCCAGCAGGTCAATTTTCTGCTGAGCTCCGGGGCAGACATTTGCGGAATCAAACATATCCACCATTATTCTGCGATCATGCAGGCATTTTGGCAGGGTGATGCAGAGAATAGAAATAATCCAAATTCAAAGCCTTTTCTTGCAGGGGCCACGATGGTTTACCGAAAATCTTTTTGGGAACAGCATCCTTTTAAGGATTTACAAAAAGGTGAAGATGAGGGCTTTGTTCAAACTCCCGGAGCTAAGGTATTTGCACACGATTATATTGATGGGTTTATAGCTATGCTGCATCCTGATAATACAACAATTAAATCATTCGAAAACCGCAATCACAAAAAGAACCACTAA
- a CDS encoding SnoaL-like domain-containing protein — translation MNTQEVADKFIQFWREGRNDDAIKAFYSNEIIHQTPGFLYARKMEQTSAAEISELLVVGEYFCLRLKMDIILKDIGRSTLNESWVFEVKEGKTVYERFFNYNTTAVLAC, via the coding sequence ATGAATACTCAGGAAGTTGCGGATAAATTCATTCAATTTTGGCGTGAAGGTAGAAATGATGACGCTATTAAAGCGTTCTATTCAAACGAAATTATTCACCAAACCCCGGGCTTTCTGTATGCCAGGAAGATGGAACAAACCAGTGCCGCAGAGATTTCTGAACTATTGGTGGTTGGAGAATATTTTTGTTTGAGATTAAAAATGGATATAATCCTTAAAGATATTGGCAGGAGCACTTTAAATGAGTCGTGGGTATTCGAAGTAAAAGAAGGTAAAACTGTGTATGAGCGCTTTTTTAACTATAACACTACAGCCGTTTTAGCTTGCTGA
- a CDS encoding cold-shock protein, producing the protein MQEGVVKFFNETKGFGFIVPANGDSEIFVHSTGLMASIRENDKVTYDVEEGRKGLNAINVQLV; encoded by the coding sequence ATGCAAGAAGGAGTAGTAAAATTTTTTAATGAAACTAAAGGTTTCGGATTTATCGTACCAGCAAATGGCGACAGTGAAATCTTTGTTCATTCAACAGGCCTTATGGCTAGCATCCGTGAGAACGATAAAGTTACTTATGATGTAGAAGAAGGCCGTAAAGGTCTTAACGCAATTAATGTTCAGTTAGTTTAA
- a CDS encoding glycosyltransferase family 10 domain-containing protein, with amino-acid sequence MTKIKFLSNYDDSESLLKRFKANYLIYDNDLDFTIANDYDYAVVFNRTDEPIIPRAKVITVIQEPSFSKAHEYIDFLLHSDYVLVHDPELFEKTHKLHIGGDVITSPSYMFYHDLVPYQFFDAAIVIKKEKKLSMIVSYLNKPVGIYNKRIGLLNKILDSDLDIDIYGKRLEIEDRRFRGWLEHKFTGLLPYEYSIAIENSNEWNYVTEKFVDCALCRTIPIYNGAPNIADIYDERYFRTIDLDSPDIIGDIKKIIKEPAPLSTRNKDIYFNHYNLYTKLKEIILEKRYG; translated from the coding sequence ATGACGAAGATCAAATTTCTCTCCAATTATGACGATTCAGAGAGTCTATTAAAAAGATTTAAAGCAAATTATCTTATTTACGACAATGATTTAGACTTTACCATTGCGAACGATTACGATTATGCTGTGGTATTCAATCGTACTGATGAACCCATTATTCCGAGAGCTAAGGTGATTACTGTCATTCAGGAACCATCGTTTAGTAAGGCACATGAATATATAGACTTTCTCTTGCACAGTGACTATGTGCTCGTGCATGATCCTGAATTATTTGAGAAAACACATAAGCTTCACATAGGTGGTGATGTGATCACATCACCTTCTTACATGTTTTATCATGATCTCGTACCTTATCAGTTTTTTGACGCAGCTATAGTTATTAAAAAAGAGAAAAAATTATCCATGATCGTCTCTTATTTAAACAAACCAGTAGGGATTTACAATAAACGCATTGGTCTTCTGAACAAGATCCTGGATTCGGATCTGGATATCGATATCTATGGAAAGCGGCTGGAAATTGAAGACCGGAGATTTAGAGGTTGGCTGGAACACAAGTTTACCGGTTTACTTCCTTATGAATATTCTATTGCAATCGAAAACTCAAACGAGTGGAATTACGTGACTGAAAAATTTGTGGATTGTGCTTTATGCCGTACAATTCCTATTTATAATGGTGCGCCAAACATTGCTGATATTTACGACGAGCGTTATTTCAGAACAATAGATCTCGATAGTCCTGATATTATAGGAGATATTAAGAAAATAATTAAAGAACCTGCTCCACTATCAACAAGAAATAAAGATATTTATTTTAATCACTATAATCTTTATACAAAACTAAAGGAGATTATCCTGGAGAAACGTTATGGATAA
- the bioA gene encoding adenosylmethionine--8-amino-7-oxononanoate transaminase, giving the protein MNLIEEDTLSLTERDLKVIWHPYTQMLNAIIPTAIVRAEGSYLFDEEGKCYIDAISSWWVILHGHSHPYIADRVSAQIKKLDQVIFAGFTHEPAVELAEKLLGLLPQNQEKVFYTDNGSTSVEVALKMCMQYWHNQDKPKIKVMAFHNGYHGDTFGAMSVSGRSAWTAPFDAYLFEVFYIDLPTAENLPELKKQISAISDQLACFIYEPLVQGSAGMLMYGAAELDELMRHCRSEKVLMIQDEVFTGFGRTGKHFAANHLVEEPDVMCFSKGLTGGTMPLGVTTCSEEIYNAFLSKDKMKTLFHGHSFTANPLACVAASASIDLLLMEETQQHIDRICRKHAGFIQKIRKHMRVESARQTGTILAIEWRTETGTSYFDDLRNLLYDYFLNKGILMRPLGNVIYVLPPYCISDQDLDRIYGEIEGALEIY; this is encoded by the coding sequence ATGAACTTAATAGAAGAAGATACTTTAAGTTTAACTGAAAGAGACCTAAAGGTTATCTGGCATCCTTATACCCAAATGTTAAATGCCATCATCCCTACAGCAATTGTACGTGCTGAAGGCAGTTATTTATTTGATGAGGAGGGTAAATGCTATATAGATGCGATATCTTCATGGTGGGTAATTCTCCATGGCCACTCCCATCCTTATATCGCAGACCGGGTATCGGCACAAATCAAAAAACTTGACCAGGTGATTTTTGCAGGCTTCACTCATGAGCCTGCGGTTGAACTTGCTGAAAAGCTTTTAGGTCTCCTGCCTCAAAATCAGGAGAAAGTATTTTATACAGATAACGGGTCTACATCTGTAGAGGTAGCTTTAAAAATGTGCATGCAATACTGGCACAATCAGGATAAACCGAAAATCAAGGTAATGGCTTTTCATAATGGATATCATGGGGATACTTTTGGCGCGATGTCGGTTAGCGGCCGCAGCGCATGGACAGCTCCATTCGATGCTTATTTATTTGAAGTGTTTTACATTGATCTTCCAACAGCAGAAAATTTACCTGAGCTGAAGAAACAGATCTCTGCGATAAGTGATCAGCTGGCGTGTTTTATTTACGAACCTTTGGTTCAAGGTTCTGCGGGAATGTTAATGTACGGGGCTGCCGAATTGGATGAGTTAATGAGACATTGCAGATCGGAAAAAGTATTAATGATACAAGACGAGGTTTTTACCGGGTTTGGGCGCACAGGAAAACATTTTGCTGCAAATCATTTGGTGGAAGAACCTGATGTGATGTGTTTTTCTAAAGGTTTAACGGGAGGAACAATGCCTTTGGGAGTAACTACTTGTTCGGAAGAGATTTATAATGCCTTTCTATCTAAAGATAAGATGAAGACTTTGTTCCATGGCCATTCTTTTACAGCGAACCCACTGGCTTGTGTAGCAGCTTCAGCGAGCATTGATTTATTGCTAATGGAAGAAACTCAACAGCATATAGACCGGATTTGCCGCAAACATGCTGGCTTTATTCAAAAGATAAGGAAGCATATGCGGGTAGAATCAGCAAGACAAACAGGAACAATTCTGGCCATTGAATGGCGTACGGAGACCGGCACTTCTTATTTTGATGACTTAAGGAATTTATTATATGATTACTTTTTGAATAAGGGGATTTTAATGCGTCCGCTGGGAAACGTAATTTACGTTTTACCGCCTTATTGTATCAGTGATCAGGATCTTGACCGCATTTATGGAGAGATTGAGGGAGCACTGGAAATTTATTAA
- the bioB gene encoding biotin synthase BioB, with translation MNSNTTIRNDWSIQEIENIYHQPLLELIYQAATVHRQWHKASEVQVCTLLSVKTGGCPEDCSYCGQAARYHTGITVKALMSKDDVVAIAQRAKDSGSSRFCMAAAWREVRDNRDFENILEMVQGVNEIGLEVCCTLGMITETQAARLQEAGLYAYNHNLDTSKDYYQEIINTRTYDDRLSTLNNVRKAGISVCSGGIIGLGETHADRINMLHTLSTLAQHPESVPVNALARVKGTPLADLPKVDSWEMVRMIATARILMPKSMVRLSAGRAEMTTEEQSWCFMAGANSIFTSESEELLVTPNPRLDDDRKMFELLGLKPMQKEKITNTIPSL, from the coding sequence ATGAACAGTAATACGACTATACGCAATGACTGGTCTATCCAGGAAATCGAAAACATTTATCATCAGCCGCTGCTGGAACTTATTTATCAGGCTGCAACGGTGCATCGCCAGTGGCATAAGGCAAGTGAAGTACAAGTTTGCACTTTGTTGTCTGTAAAAACAGGGGGATGTCCTGAGGATTGTTCTTATTGCGGGCAAGCTGCCCGTTATCATACAGGAATTACCGTAAAAGCATTAATGTCAAAAGATGACGTAGTGGCGATTGCACAAAGAGCTAAGGATTCTGGCTCTTCTCGATTTTGTATGGCCGCAGCATGGCGAGAAGTACGTGACAACCGGGATTTTGAAAATATCCTTGAAATGGTACAGGGTGTAAATGAGATTGGTTTAGAGGTTTGTTGCACACTCGGTATGATCACTGAAACACAAGCTGCAAGGTTACAAGAGGCCGGATTATATGCTTATAATCATAACCTGGACACTTCTAAAGATTACTATCAGGAAATTATCAATACGCGTACCTATGACGACCGGTTATCCACCTTGAACAATGTCAGAAAAGCAGGAATTTCTGTGTGTTCTGGTGGAATCATCGGGTTGGGGGAAACGCATGCAGACCGGATCAATATGCTCCACACTTTATCAACACTGGCACAACATCCTGAGTCCGTTCCGGTAAATGCATTGGCAAGGGTAAAGGGCACGCCTTTAGCTGACTTACCAAAAGTTGATTCTTGGGAAATGGTCAGAATGATTGCTACAGCAAGGATCCTGATGCCAAAATCTATGGTCAGGTTAAGTGCCGGGCGCGCAGAAATGACAACAGAAGAACAGTCCTGGTGTTTCATGGCTGGAGCCAATTCTATCTTCACAAGTGAAAGTGAAGAGTTGCTGGTTACACCAAATCCAAGGTTAGATGATGACCGTAAAATGTTTGAGCTGTTAGGCCTAAAGCCTATGCAAAAAGAAAAAATAACAAACACAATACCATCATTATGA
- the bioD gene encoding dethiobiotin synthase: protein MDKKPLFITGIGTEVGKTIVSAVITEQLKADYWKPVQAGDLDNTDTNKVKQLISNTKSVFHPETFQFEMAASPHRAAKSEGIEIRVQDFHLPETDNQLLIEGAGGLFVPLSNRFLMIDLIRLLGAEAILVVRNYLGCINHTLLSIHALTSKNIPLKHLVLNGDFDFDTLNVLLHHLPKNSTWSKLPEFTTINRDSIANAPFQFNPIPIIN from the coding sequence ATGGACAAGAAGCCTTTATTCATCACTGGCATTGGTACCGAAGTCGGAAAAACCATTGTTTCTGCCGTAATTACTGAACAATTGAAAGCTGATTACTGGAAACCAGTACAAGCCGGAGATTTGGACAACACGGACACTAACAAAGTAAAACAACTGATTAGCAACACCAAAAGTGTTTTTCATCCTGAGACTTTTCAATTCGAGATGGCTGCATCACCACATCGCGCTGCAAAAAGTGAAGGAATTGAAATACGCGTCCAGGATTTTCATCTTCCCGAAACAGACAATCAGTTATTGATCGAAGGCGCAGGAGGATTATTTGTCCCACTCTCTAATCGGTTTCTGATGATTGACCTGATCCGGCTTTTAGGGGCAGAAGCCATACTGGTAGTGAGAAATTACCTGGGCTGTATTAATCATACCCTATTAAGCATCCATGCATTAACAAGTAAAAATATTCCATTGAAACATCTGGTGCTCAATGGGGATTTCGATTTTGACACCCTGAATGTCCTGCTCCATCATCTGCCAAAAAACAGTACATGGAGTAAATTACCTGAATTCACAACAATCAACAGAGATTCGATTGCAAATGCACCTTTTCAGTTTAATCCAATTCCAATTATCAATTAA
- a CDS encoding aminotransferase class I/II-fold pyridoxal phosphate-dependent enzyme — translation MIRGADEMMLDKLRLRKTDSTFRSLKTENNLYDFSSNDYLGFSHSAELRQAIDKALKKHPNASNGATGSRLLSGNSAFTEALEEEIASYHQSESGLIFNSGYTANSALFSCLPQKGDTILYDEFIHASVIDGARLSFAARFKFSHNNLEDLEKKLKRSTGACYVAVESIYSMDGDSADLIGIAALCAKYQAYLIVDEAHAFGVTGTGLVDSLGIQQQVFARLVTFGKALGLHGSIILGTDLLRDYLINFARPFIYTTALPFSNLLAIQTAYRHLLRHPELQITLRYKSSLLRANLPLQHQIKCSNNIGAINCLVISGNTKVIQFSHLLQSKGFDVRPILGPTVPKGSERLRICIHTHNTDNEILELCHHIKQQSQ, via the coding sequence ATGATACGTGGCGCTGATGAAATGATGCTCGATAAATTAAGGTTAAGAAAGACTGACTCTACTTTCCGTAGTTTAAAGACAGAGAACAACTTATATGATTTTAGTTCAAATGATTATTTAGGTTTTTCACACTCAGCAGAGCTGCGTCAGGCAATTGACAAAGCTTTAAAAAAGCATCCAAACGCATCAAATGGCGCAACAGGTTCAAGGTTACTTAGTGGAAATTCTGCTTTCACGGAAGCGCTTGAAGAAGAGATTGCAAGTTATCACCAGAGTGAAAGTGGATTGATCTTTAATTCTGGTTATACTGCGAATTCAGCCCTGTTTTCCTGTCTGCCGCAGAAAGGTGATACCATTCTTTATGATGAGTTCATTCATGCTTCTGTGATTGATGGCGCAAGATTGAGTTTTGCTGCACGGTTCAAGTTCAGCCATAATAATCTGGAAGACCTGGAAAAGAAGCTAAAAAGAAGTACTGGGGCTTGTTATGTTGCGGTTGAAAGCATCTATTCAATGGATGGAGATAGTGCTGATCTAATTGGGATTGCCGCTTTGTGTGCAAAGTATCAGGCATATTTAATCGTTGATGAAGCACATGCTTTTGGTGTGACCGGAACTGGATTAGTCGATTCTCTGGGAATACAGCAGCAGGTATTTGCGCGCCTGGTTACGTTTGGAAAAGCGCTAGGCTTACATGGCTCAATTATATTAGGCACTGATTTACTGAGAGATTACCTCATTAACTTCGCGCGTCCCTTTATTTATACTACTGCCCTACCCTTTTCCAATCTTTTAGCGATACAAACTGCCTACAGGCATCTTTTAAGACATCCTGAACTACAAATTACCTTACGCTACAAATCTTCGCTCCTGAGGGCTAATTTACCGCTCCAGCATCAAATAAAATGCAGCAATAATATAGGAGCAATAAATTGCCTGGTTATTTCTGGCAATACAAAAGTCATCCAGTTCAGTCATCTATTACAAAGTAAAGGTTTTGACGTGCGCCCAATTTTAGGCCCAACTGTTCCAAAAGGAAGTGAAAGGCTGCGGATTTGTATACATACCCACAATACCGACAATGAGATACTTGAATTATGCCATCATATCAAACAACAGAGCCAATAA